The Poseidonibacter lekithochrous region TATATAAAATATATAATAATCAACCGTTTAAGTTAAATAATCTCCTTGTATATTTACTAATATTTACAATTTATCCTATTTTTAGTACTTTTGTATATTCATACTTAAATAATAGTTTTGAAACATTAACTTTTGCAAGTATTACAATGAATCAATTTTGGATAAGGATATGTATAATTTCATTTATAGCTTACAATATTATATATAGTGAAGAGTTATTTATTAAATTCTTTAAAATATTGTACTTTACAAGTATTATTATATTACTTCATGGATTAGGTGAAACACTGGGTATTGTTCCTTCTTTTTTTGATAAAATAACTTATCTCTTCATTAAGCCGTCAAATTATTTTATGTATGAACAGTTAGTAAATTTGCCTATTCATAGAGCAACTAGTATTTTATCACATCCAACTACTTTTGCTTATTTTGCTTTTTTTATTTTTATTATTACTTTTATGTATAAGAAAAATATAATTAAATATATCAGCAGAAAGGTTGTTTTGAGTATTGCAATAATTGCAGGTATTGCATCTATATCTAAGGTTTTTTTTGCAGGGATGTTATTTTTTATATTGTATGAAGTTGTTTATAAACAAAAAAGATACAAATTATTTTTAGCTTTTATCTTTTCAGTTAGCTTTTTTATTCTATACGTATATTTTTTTGGAGCAGGTCATAAAATAACTCTTTTTAATACTTTATACTATAATGTCAATTTACTTTATGAGTCTGGGATATTTGAATATGCTTTTAGAACAAGATATGATAGTGATACTGGCTTATTAGTATCAACTATACCTTATATAGTAAATAACTTTTTATTTGGTATTGGTGCAAATATATTGCCTAACATTTTTTATGGTGATTCATTTTATTTTTCGTCAATGTTAAAATATGGAATAATAGGAACTTCATTTTTTATATTTATAATATTTAGAATTAGAAAAGAGTTAAAACAAATTATTTGTTTGGTGGATGATCCGTTGATAATAGCAATTATTCAAACAGTTATTTTCTTATTATTATTTAACTTTATAATTGCAGTAGGCTCGGAACCTTTTACTTTATCTAGAATAACTGAAATTGTTTATTTTATAATATTTTTATTTTTAGGGGGATATAAAATGAAAAGGAAATGTTGTGATAATAAGATCTAAAGCACCTTTAAGACTAGGCCTTGCTGGTGGAGGAACAGATTTAAATACTTATTGTGATAAATTTGATGGATATGTACTTAATGCGACTATATCTTTATATGTACATTGTACTATTGAAGAAAGATTTGATAGTAAAATACTATTCGAATCAACAGATATAAATCAAGTTTTAGAAACAGACTCTAATTTAAAATTAGAATTAGATGGACAAATGGATTTATACAAGGGCATCTATAATCGTATGGTAAAAGATTATATTGAAAAACCATTAAGTTTTAGTTTAACAACATACTCTGATGTACCTAGTGGTAGTGGCCTTGGTGGTAGTTCTACATTAGTAGTTGCAATCATAAAAGCTTTTGTAGAATGGTTAAATCTTCCTCTTGGTGAATACGATATAGCTAGACTTGCTTTTGATATAGAAAGGGAAGATATTGGTATTATTGGTGGTGCTCAGGATCAATATGCTGCCACATTTGGTGGATTCAATTTCATGGAATTTTATGATAAAAAAAGAGTAATTGTAAACCCTCTTAGAATTAAAAATTGGATTATCGATGAACTTGAAGCCTCTATGGTTTTATACTTCACAAATATTACTCGACAAGCAAGTCAAATAGAGAAAGAGAAAAAAAGTCTTTTAAGTGATGCTAAATCATTAGACGCAATGCATGAGGTAAAAAAAGATGCTGTTTTAATTAAAGAGGCTCTTTTAAAAGGAGAAATAAATAATTTCGCAAGAATACTTGGAAAGTCTTGGAGTGCAAAAAAAAGAGTTTCAAGTAGTATATCAAATAATGAGATTGATAAAATATACGATTTAGCCATTAAAAATGGTGCTTACAGTGGGAAAGTCAGTGGTGCAGGAGGAGGTGGATTTATGTTCTTTATGGTGAATCCATTGAAAAAGTTAAAATTAGTACGAGAACTGAATAAACAGCAAGGTGAAGTTATAAATTTTATGTTTGTTAAAGATGGGACAAAAGGTTGGAAAATATGATAAATGAATATATAAGTAGTCAAATAAAAAAATCAATTATGGTAAAGGAACAATTATTAAATAATAGTGAACTAATGGATTTAATTTTAAAAGTGTCATTAGAAGCAGTAGCTGTATATAATAATGGAAATAAGACACTTATTGCAGGTAATGGTGGCAGTGCAGCAGATGCTCAGCATATTGCTGGTGAATTTGTTAGTAAATTTTATTTTGATAGACCAGGGATACCTTCTCTTGCACTTACTACTGATACAAGTATTATTACTGCAATAGGAAATGACTATGGTTATAAGAAACTTTTTGCACGACAAATTCAAGCGAATGGAGTTAGTGGCGATATGTTTATAGGAATATCGACAAGTGGTAATAGCGAAAACTTAATTGAAGCACTAATAGAATGTAAAGAAAAAGGCATTATATCTGTTGGGCTTACTGGCGAAAGTGGTGGTAAAATGGCTGAACTTTGTGACTATTGCATTAAAGTTCCATCTGTAGAAACTCCAAGAGTTCAGGAAACTCATATTTTAATAGGACATATTATATGTGCTATTGTAGAAGAATCAATATTTGGTAAAGGGTTTAATTAATGGAAGCTATAGTACTCGCAGGTGGATTGGGTACAAGACTCAAAAGTGTTGTTTCTGAACTTCCAAAACCCATGGCACCAATATGTGATAGGCCATTTCTAGAATATATTTTAAATTATTTACATAAAAATGGTATTAAAAGAGTTATATTATCTGTAGGCTATAAATGGGAAACTATAAAAGAATATTTTGGATATAGTTATGAAAATATGGAACTTATATATAGTATAGAAAATGAACCTCTTGGAACTGGTGGAGCAATTAAAAAAGCAATGGATAAAATTAAGAATAAAATTTTTTTTATCATAAATGGCGATACTTTTTTTAATATAGATTTGAAAAATTTAACTTTAAAAGAAGATAGTAAACTTATGTTGTCTCTTAAAAAAATGAATAATTTTGATAGGTATGGATGTGTTGAACATAAAAATGGCTATATAACTGAATTTAGAGAAAAAGAATATTATGAAAGAGGAGATATAAATTGTGGAATATATTTAGCTTCTACGGATATATTTGATAAGTACAATATAGAATACAAATTTTCTTTTGAGGAGTTTATTCAAAATAATTTTAAAGAATTAAGAACTACCTCAGAAGTTTTTGATAATTACTTTATTGATATAGGAATACCAGAGGATTATGCACTAGCACAAAAAGAAATAGAGAATTATGTATGAAAAAAGCCTTGTTCTTAGATAGGGATGGTGTTATAAATATAGAAAAGAACTATCTTTATAAAATATCAGATTTTGAATTTTTAGATGGTGTATTTGAAACTTGTCGATATTTCCAACGCTTAGGATATTTGATTATAATCATTACAAATCAAGCAGGAATAGCTAGAGGTAAATATACCGAAAAAGATTTTAAATTATTAACCAACTGGATGACTCATAAATTCGAAATAGAAAAAGTTGATATTTCTAAAGTTTATTATTGTTCTCATCATCCAGATTTTACTGGTGAATGTGAATGTCGTAAACCAAAACCGAAGATGTTATTTGATGCTGAAAAAGATTTTGATTTAGATTTAAGAAAATCAATTTTAATAGGAGATAAGAATAGTGATATCGAAGCTGGGATAAATGCCGGAATAATACATAATTATTTAATTTCTACTGGTCATCCTATTATTGAAAATAATTATAGTGTTCAAATATTAAGTAATTTACGTGAGTTAAAGGATTTATTTTGAAAAAAATTTTATTTATTTATCTTGATAATTTGTTTCCAACAAATAATGGAAGTAGAAAAAATTCATTATCTGTGATTGAATATTTGCAAAAAAATGGTTACTCAATAGATATATTTTGTATATATAATAACAAAAAAAATGATAGTATTATAAATGAATACTGTGATAATTTATATGAATATAAAAGTCCCTTATCAAACTTATTTCTTAAATTTATAAATAAAATTTTGAATATTTTTATATTAAACCCTTTGCTAAAACATAGTATTTTTAAGTATATTTTGAGTAATAAAATGAAAAAAATATTAAAATCCACAGATTATGATAAAATTATCTTAAACTATGTTCAATGGCATTCTTTAATACCAAAAGAATACTTGCCTAAAACAATTATATTTACTCATGATATATATTATTATAGATATCATAGTTTTGCGAAAAGCTACTGGAAAAATATCATATATAACAATATAAAAAAGTATGAAATCGGACTTTTGAAAGAATATTATAAAATATTAGTAGTTGCTGATTATGAAAAAAAAGAATTAAGTAAATCTATTGACAGTTCAAAAATAGAATACATAGGTGCACCGCAAGAAGTTAAAAATATTGATATTAATAAAAGTAAATATACTTTTGGATTTATTGGCGCTAACGCCTGGCAAAATGAGGAAGCTTTAATTTATTATATTAATAATTTTATTAACTTTTTAGATGATGATTTAGTGATTGCTGGAAGTATATCAAATAACAAAAATATAATAGATTTATCTTCAAAATATAAAAATATAAAATTATTAGGATTTGTTGATAGTTTGGATGTCTTTTATGAAGAATGTAAGTTTATAATTGCTCCTATATTATCGGGAAGTGGTATAAAAATTAAAGTACTTGAAGCACTTTCCTATGGTAAAGTTGTTTTAGCAACAGAAAAATCACTAGAAGGAATAAATGTTGTTAACAAAAAAGAGATAATTAATATTGATTTTATGGATAAACTTGACTTAAAAAATTATATTAAAAATATAACAGAAAATGAATATGAAGACATATCAAATAATGCTAAAAAGTTTATAAATGAAAACTTTTCTAGAGATAAACTTTTTTCAAATATTTTAAAGGAAAATTAATTGAAGATATTACAAGTTATACCAAATCTAAATACGGGAGGAGCCGAGAAGTTCTGTATTGATTTATCAAATGAATTATCAAAAGATAATGAAGTGATCCTTTGTTCTTTATTTGATATTAATGAAAGTATGTTTTTAGCAAATAAAATCAATGATAATGTAAAAGTTGTAACTCTTGGAAAAAAACTTGGTGCTGATTGGAAAATTTTTTTTAAAATTTACAGTTTAATTAAAAAAGAAAAGCCTGATATTATCCATACCCATTTAAAAGCTTTATTTTATTCTATTCTTTCAATTTTTTTGTTTAAGAACTTAAAGTTTTTTCATACAATACATAATATTGCGACAAAAGAAAATTCAAAGATTTTTATGAATATATATAATATATTATTTAACAAATTTGGTGTTAAGCCAGTAGCTATTTCGGAAAAAGTATTAAAAACTGTTCATGATGTTTATGGTACAAATCATAAAATAAAAATTGATAATGGCGTATTAAGACCTATGACAACAGATTTATTAGATAATGTAAAAAAAGAAATTGAAGATTTAAAAATAAACCAAGACACAAAAGTATTTTTAAATATAGCAAGAATTTCTCCTCAAAAAAATCAAATGATGTTAGTTGAAGTTTTTAATAAATTGATTGAAGAGGGTAATAATATTATTTTATTAATTATTGGTGAAGATTCAACAGTTGAGAAAGAATATTATAATAGTGTAAAGTTAATCTCAAAACAAGGGATTACTTTCTTAGGATTAAGAAATAATATAGCAGATTATTTGTATTATTCCGATGTTTTTTGTTTATCATCAGATTATGAAGGCTTACCAATTACTCTACTAGAATCAATGTCTATGGGATGTTTACCGATATGTACTCCTGTTGGAGGTATTCCTGATGTTATTAAAACAGAAGTAAATGGATTGTTAGCAATTGATAAAAATAAAAAAGAATTTTATAATATTGTTAGTTTATATCTGAGACTTGAAGAATCAGAAAAAAGAATTATAAAGAAAAATACTCAATCTAAATTTGAAGAAGGTTATGATATAGAAATGTGTTCATCAAAATATTATAATGAGTATTCTAAATGAATGTAAAAAAAATAGTTATATTTGGTAAATTACCACCACCTATTGGAGGAGTAACAAGAAGCATTGAAAATTTATTTAGATCTTTGGAATTAAAAAAAATATTTGTTGAAATTATCTCTAAAAAAAATTTTTTTAAAAGATTTGATGTTGCACATGTACACTATTCAAAAAGTTGGAAAAGATTAATTGGTTTAATTCTAGGAAAAATTATTGCTAAAAAAGTAATATTTACATTACATGGAAATAAATATAATAATGATATTTATAATAAAATAAATTCAAAAATTGCTGATGGTGTGATATTTTTAAATAAGAATACTTATAATAAAAATCATCAGAAATTTACTAATTCAGTAATATTAACTTCATTATTTAAAGAAGGTTTATTTATCCATAAAGAGGGTAAAAAACTTTTAATAAAAGACTCTTCAAAAGTCTACGTGTTAGTATATGCATATACTAAAGTGATTCAGGATAATAAAGATATTTATGGTATGGATTTTATTTTAAATAATGTTGATAAATTTGATGATAATTACGTTATTGTTTTTATTGATCCAAACTCTGGATATAAAAATGATATTCCATCTAATTTAAATGGTAAATTGATTTATTTAAACTATGAAGTAAATTTTTTATCATTATTACAAGAAGTAGATATGTATATAAGACCTACAAGTACAGATGGTAATTCAGTAGCTGTGCAAGAAGCTCTTATGTTAGGTAAAAAAGTGCTTGCAAGTGATGTAGTAGATAGAGGTGATAGTGTTATAACATATAAATATAATAATTCTGAAGATTTTTTTAATAAACTAAAAAAGAATTGTGATAGTAAGATTGATTATAATCCTAATAGCATTGATAAATATTTAGAATTTTTAGGAAAATTATAATGTTGTCTACATTAAAAAAAGTTTATGATAACTTACCAAAAAAATATATTAAATTTTTAAAATATATACCAGACACAGTTTTATTTGGTAGATCTTATTTGTCATGGAAAGAAAAAGTCTATTTTGATAAAAGCAATATAGATAAAAATCTATTAGAAATATTAGTATATACTAGAGAAAATACACAATTTGGAAAAGATAATATACAAAAAGATATAAATATATCAAATGTAAAAAAAGTATTAGAAACATTACCTTTAATATCATCTAATGATTTATCTACAAATTTGGATTATTATGTATCAAAAGAATTCAAAGATAAAAAATCTTATCTCACGACTACAGGTGGTACAGGTAGGAACCCTACTTCAATTTTACTTTCAAATGAATCTTATGGTATTGAGTGGGCTCATATGCATCATATTTGGTCTTTGTTAGGATATAAAAAATCTAGAGATTTGAAATTAACACTTAGAGGAAAAAGTTTAAAAGATAACAATTTAGTAGAATATAATCCTATTTATAATGAGCTAGTGGTGGATACATTTAAAGTAAAAGATACTAACTTTAAAGATTTTTTAAAAGTTATAAATAAGTATGATATTAAATATATACATGGTTATCCTTCCTTAGTCAAAGAATTTATAGTTTATTTTGATAAATATAATTATAAACTTTCTTTAAATGGCATATTTTTGGCTAGTGAAGGGGCAACGGTAGAAGATAAAAAAAAGATTTCAGATTTTTTTAAATGCAAAGTTATTCATTGGTATGGTCAAAGTGAAAAAGTTACATTAGCTGTTGATACCAAATCAAATGATATGTTTAAGGTTTATACATCTTATGGTTATCCACGAATTGTTAATGGTGAACTTATTGCTACTTCATTTGTGAACAAGGCTTTACCCTTAATAAATTACAGAATGGGAGATGGCGCAGATATAGTTGAATCTGATAATCATATTTATATTAAAAATCTGAAAGGTAGATGGGGGAAAGATTTTATTTATCTTGATAAAAATAAAAAAATACCAACATCATCAATTAATTTACATTCTTCAATACAAGATCAAATATTATTTTATCAAATATATCAAAAAGAATATAAGTCCATTGAAATAAGAGTAGTGCCTAAAACGGATAGTACCTTAAATACAAAAAAATTAATTGAAACTTTTGGACTAGAAATGAGAAGTAATTTAAAAGATTTTAGTATAAATGTGAAAATTGTAAATGAAAATGAAATAATAAAAAGTCATAGAGGAAAAATGATCCTTTTAGTGCAAGAATTAAAAAACAAAATGGAGAACTAATTAAATGAAACAATTAATACAATCTTTTAAAACAGGTGAACTAGGGTTATTTGATGTTCCTTCACCTATATGCCAAGAAAATGGTGCCTTAGTGCAGACTACTGTAAGTTTAGTTAGTGCAGGTACAGAAAAAATGCTAGTTGATTTTGCAAAAAAATCTATGCTAGCAAAAGCAAAAGATAGACCTGATTTAGTAAAACAAGTAATTGATAAGATGAAAAAAGAAGGTGTAAAAAATACTTTGGAAAAAGTATTTACAAAGCTTGATACTCCTATCCCTTTAGGTTATAGTTGTGCTGGAAAAGTTCTAGAGATAGGTTCTAAACTTGATGGTATAAATATAGGTGATAGAGTAGCTTGTGGAGGTGCAGGATATGCAAATCATAGTGAGATAAATTATGTACCTAAAAATCTTATGGTAAAAATACCTGAAGGTGTAGATGATATTGATGCTTCTTTTGTAACTGTAGGTGCTATTGCTTTACAAGGTGTGAGACAAACAGAACCAAAATTGGGTGAAAAAGTAGCGGTTATTGGACTTGGTCTTTTAGGTCAACTTACCGTTCAACTTTTAAAAGCAAATGGTTGTAAGGTTATAGGTAGTGATGTTGACCTTGATAAAATGAAACTAGCTTTAGAACTTGGTGCGGATGAAACTTGTCATGCAAGTGAACTTATCAAAAAAGCAAATGAATTTTCAAATGGTTATGGTGTAGATGCAGTTATCATTGCAGCTTCTACTATGTCAAATCAACCAGTAATAGATGCAGCTGAAATCTCAAGAATGAGAGGCCGAGTTATATTTTTAGGTATGGTAGGTATGGATATACCAAGAAATGAATACTATAAAAAAGAACTTGATTTAAGACTTTCTATGGCTTATGGTCCTGGAAGATATGATCCCGAGTACGAAGAAAAAGGAAATGACTACCCTTATGATTTAGTAAGATTTACTGAGCAAAGAAATTTTGAGACATTTTTAGGACTTATCCAAGAAGGTAAAGTTACTCCTAAAAAGATATTAACACATGAGTTCGATTTTGATGATGCTATGGATGCTTATGATTTACTTGAAGGTAAAGTAAAAGAGAAGTATTTAGGTATAACTCTTAATTATAAAAAAGAGTTGAATTTAGATGAACATAAAAATGTGAAGATAAGTGATAAAGCTATTAGTTCAAAAAATGTAAATGTAGGACTAATAGGTGCAGGGAACTTCACAAAATCTGTAATTTTACCAAACCTTAAAAAAGTAGATGGTTATGAATTAGTAGGATTATGCACTGCAACTGGTGTAAGTGCACAAGGAAATGGTGAAAAAAATGGATTTAAATATATTACAACTGATTCAAATGAAATTTTTTCGAATGATGAAATAAATACAGTTTTTGTAACTACAAGACACAATGACCATGCAAATAAAGTAATTCACTCAATCGAATCACAGAAGCACTGTTTTGTTGAAAAACCACTTTGTATATATGAAGAAGAACTTGAAGAGATAAAATCAAAATATGATGGTAAGACTATCGTTCAAGTTGGATTTAATAGAAGATTTGCACCACTTATAGAAAATATGAAGAAGATTTTAGGAAATAATCCTATGTCTATTAATTATAGAGTCAATGCAGGTTTTATACCAAAAGACGTATGGATTCAAGATAAAGAGATAGGTGGAGGTAGAATCATAGGTGAAGTTTGCCACTTTATAGATACTTGCAGTTATCTTACGGGAAGTAATGTGGAAAGTGTATTTGCTACATCTATCAAAAAATCTGATAAATCAATACCTGATGAAGATAATGTAAGTATTGTATTGAATTATAAAAATGGAAGTACTGCAACTATTACATACTTTGCATATGGGGACAACTCTATGCCAAAAGAAAGTATCGAAGCCTTTGCAAATGGAACATCTCTTAGTTTAAATGATTTTAGAGAACTTATCACATACAATGGAAAAACTTCAAAAGAAAGAAGTTCTAATCAAGATAAAGGTTTTGTAAATGAATTTAAAGCATTTGAAAAAGCTGTTAAATCAGGAACATCTGCAATAAGTTTTGATAGTATTTACAATACAACTAAGACAACATTTAAAGTTTTAGAATCATTAAGAACAAAAAATCTAGTAAGTATAGATGCATAAATATATAAGACTATTCAATACTATTAAATATTTAAAGATAAAACAAGTTTATTATAGATTGTTTTATCTTTCTAGGAATAGATATAGAATAAAGACAGGATTTACGTATCCTTCTTTTTCAAATATAAAAGTAAATAAATTAAATTTAATGCATTCAATATATTCTTATAAATCATATTTAGGAAATAATAGTTTTTCATTTTTAAATTTAGAAAAATCTTTTGAATCTATTGATTGGAATTATCATAGTCTTGGCAAGTTATGGACTTATAATATTACATATTTTGATTTTTTACATCAAGATAATATTCCAATAGAAGAATCATCAGAATTAATATATGACTTTATAAATACAGAAGATTTAAAAGATGCAAAAGAACCATTTCCTATAAGCCTTAGAGGTTTAAATTGGATTAAGTTTTTTACTTATAATAATATCCAAAATCAGAAGTTTCATGACTATTTATTTAATGATTATAAAATATTAATGGACAATCTAGAATATCACTTATTAGGTAATCACTTATTAGAAAATGGATACAGTCTTTTATTTGCTGCATACTATTTTGAAAATGATGAGTTTTACGATAAATCAAAAGAGATATTAATTGAAGAATTAAATAATCAGATATTAGAAGATGGTGCTCACTTTGAACTTACTCCTATGTATCATCAAATTATGTTGTTTAGACTACTTGACTGTATAAATTTAGTATCGAATAACACATATAAAAATAAAGAGTTATTAAAGTTTTTAAAAGAAAAAGTAAGTGTAATGTTATCATGGTTGGATAATATTACGTATAAAAATGGTGATATTCCCTTGTTAAATGATAGTGCAGTTGGTATTGCTCCATCTTCCCAAAATTTACTAGAATATGCAAAAAAACTAAACTTAGAGTATAAAA contains the following coding sequences:
- a CDS encoding dehydrogenase — encoded protein: MIIRSKAPLRLGLAGGGTDLNTYCDKFDGYVLNATISLYVHCTIEERFDSKILFESTDINQVLETDSNLKLELDGQMDLYKGIYNRMVKDYIEKPLSFSLTTYSDVPSGSGLGGSSTLVVAIIKAFVEWLNLPLGEYDIARLAFDIEREDIGIIGGAQDQYAATFGGFNFMEFYDKKRVIVNPLRIKNWIIDELEASMVLYFTNITRQASQIEKEKKSLLSDAKSLDAMHEVKKDAVLIKEALLKGEINNFARILGKSWSAKKRVSSSISNNEIDKIYDLAIKNGAYSGKVSGAGGGGFMFFMVNPLKKLKLVRELNKQQGEVINFMFVKDGTKGWKI
- a CDS encoding D-sedoheptulose 7-phosphate isomerase is translated as MENMINEYISSQIKKSIMVKEQLLNNSELMDLILKVSLEAVAVYNNGNKTLIAGNGGSAADAQHIAGEFVSKFYFDRPGIPSLALTTDTSIITAIGNDYGYKKLFARQIQANGVSGDMFIGISTSGNSENLIEALIECKEKGIISVGLTGESGGKMAELCDYCIKVPSVETPRVQETHILIGHIICAIVEESIFGKGFN
- a CDS encoding nucleotidyltransferase family protein; translation: MEAIVLAGGLGTRLKSVVSELPKPMAPICDRPFLEYILNYLHKNGIKRVILSVGYKWETIKEYFGYSYENMELIYSIENEPLGTGGAIKKAMDKIKNKIFFIINGDTFFNIDLKNLTLKEDSKLMLSLKKMNNFDRYGCVEHKNGYITEFREKEYYERGDINCGIYLASTDIFDKYNIEYKFSFEEFIQNNFKELRTTSEVFDNYFIDIGIPEDYALAQKEIENYV
- the gmhB gene encoding D-glycero-beta-D-manno-heptose 1,7-bisphosphate 7-phosphatase, which encodes MKKALFLDRDGVINIEKNYLYKISDFEFLDGVFETCRYFQRLGYLIIIITNQAGIARGKYTEKDFKLLTNWMTHKFEIEKVDISKVYYCSHHPDFTGECECRKPKPKMLFDAEKDFDLDLRKSILIGDKNSDIEAGINAGIIHNYLISTGHPIIENNYSVQILSNLRELKDLF
- a CDS encoding glycosyltransferase, which gives rise to MKKILKSTDYDKIILNYVQWHSLIPKEYLPKTIIFTHDIYYYRYHSFAKSYWKNIIYNNIKKYEIGLLKEYYKILVVADYEKKELSKSIDSSKIEYIGAPQEVKNIDINKSKYTFGFIGANAWQNEEALIYYINNFINFLDDDLVIAGSISNNKNIIDLSSKYKNIKLLGFVDSLDVFYEECKFIIAPILSGSGIKIKVLEALSYGKVVLATEKSLEGINVVNKKEIINIDFMDKLDLKNYIKNITENEYEDISNNAKKFINENFSRDKLFSNILKEN
- a CDS encoding glycosyltransferase, which codes for MKILQVIPNLNTGGAEKFCIDLSNELSKDNEVILCSLFDINESMFLANKINDNVKVVTLGKKLGADWKIFFKIYSLIKKEKPDIIHTHLKALFYSILSIFLFKNLKFFHTIHNIATKENSKIFMNIYNILFNKFGVKPVAISEKVLKTVHDVYGTNHKIKIDNGVLRPMTTDLLDNVKKEIEDLKINQDTKVFLNIARISPQKNQMMLVEVFNKLIEEGNNIILLIIGEDSTVEKEYYNSVKLISKQGITFLGLRNNIADYLYYSDVFCLSSDYEGLPITLLESMSMGCLPICTPVGGIPDVIKTEVNGLLAIDKNKKEFYNIVSLYLRLEESEKRIIKKNTQSKFEEGYDIEMCSSKYYNEYSK
- a CDS encoding glycosyltransferase family 1 protein; translated protein: MNVKKIVIFGKLPPPIGGVTRSIENLFRSLELKKIFVEIISKKNFFKRFDVAHVHYSKSWKRLIGLILGKIIAKKVIFTLHGNKYNNDIYNKINSKIADGVIFLNKNTYNKNHQKFTNSVILTSLFKEGLFIHKEGKKLLIKDSSKVYVLVYAYTKVIQDNKDIYGMDFILNNVDKFDDNYVIVFIDPNSGYKNDIPSNLNGKLIYLNYEVNFLSLLQEVDMYIRPTSTDGNSVAVQEALMLGKKVLASDVVDRGDSVITYKYNNSEDFFNKLKKNCDSKIDYNPNSIDKYLEFLGKL
- a CDS encoding bi-domain-containing oxidoreductase; this translates as MKQLIQSFKTGELGLFDVPSPICQENGALVQTTVSLVSAGTEKMLVDFAKKSMLAKAKDRPDLVKQVIDKMKKEGVKNTLEKVFTKLDTPIPLGYSCAGKVLEIGSKLDGINIGDRVACGGAGYANHSEINYVPKNLMVKIPEGVDDIDASFVTVGAIALQGVRQTEPKLGEKVAVIGLGLLGQLTVQLLKANGCKVIGSDVDLDKMKLALELGADETCHASELIKKANEFSNGYGVDAVIIAASTMSNQPVIDAAEISRMRGRVIFLGMVGMDIPRNEYYKKELDLRLSMAYGPGRYDPEYEEKGNDYPYDLVRFTEQRNFETFLGLIQEGKVTPKKILTHEFDFDDAMDAYDLLEGKVKEKYLGITLNYKKELNLDEHKNVKISDKAISSKNVNVGLIGAGNFTKSVILPNLKKVDGYELVGLCTATGVSAQGNGEKNGFKYITTDSNEIFSNDEINTVFVTTRHNDHANKVIHSIESQKHCFVEKPLCIYEEELEEIKSKYDGKTIVQVGFNRRFAPLIENMKKILGNNPMSINYRVNAGFIPKDVWIQDKEIGGGRIIGEVCHFIDTCSYLTGSNVESVFATSIKKSDKSIPDEDNVSIVLNYKNGSTATITYFAYGDNSMPKESIEAFANGTSLSLNDFRELITYNGKTSKERSSNQDKGFVNEFKAFEKAVKSGTSAISFDSIYNTTKTTFKVLESLRTKNLVSIDA
- a CDS encoding alginate lyase family protein, with translation MHSIYSYKSYLGNNSFSFLNLEKSFESIDWNYHSLGKLWTYNITYFDFLHQDNIPIEESSELIYDFINTEDLKDAKEPFPISLRGLNWIKFFTYNNIQNQKFHDYLFNDYKILMDNLEYHLLGNHLLENGYSLLFAAYYFENDEFYDKSKEILIEELNNQILEDGAHFELTPMYHQIMLFRLLDCINLVSNNTYKNKELLKFLKEKVSVMLSWLDNITYKNGDIPLLNDSAVGIAPSSQNLLEYAKKLNLEYKTISLKDSGYKKIIKDDYECIVDVGNIGPDYIPGHAHSDTFNFEVRIKDKPFIVDTGISTYESNKQRTIERSTSSHNTVKINDIEQSEVWGGFRVAKRAKISKLIEKKDYIESSHDGYKKYGITHTRKWFFSNDSIKIVDSINKSTSAIASIHFYPSITDEIIKKYLKISENYNIKEYNYCLGFNKFEKALKIEIHFEKSLEMEIMI